In one window of Pseudorasbora parva isolate DD20220531a chromosome 7, ASM2467924v1, whole genome shotgun sequence DNA:
- the LOC137082627 gene encoding glucocorticoid-induced transcript 1 protein produces the protein MNAFSVLVLEFIVSRANLRTKCNSNSRLHPVSASVPLRWSDERSPSVFSLRHSRSPSPPSSSSSSPSHAVNMKQITKPIRIPSENHFITAGKARSASRQPPSLDKLHEQYLTGQWPREPYQPQSSCMSDKATQTPGFWTEDGGEVNAHKRSASWGSSDHLIEIAKLRQQLQRSLQGSCRIKDKEEVTQLNQVQSKRVSASSSNTVHSRPLICRMPSYSDCINQELESVFICEDRGQEEEKALEVRDGGRAPVPPLHHGDLHAHSTETQLSYSPAYGCSPTADTEKDYRNGSPLPQFSSSPKPNNSYTFKREPPEGCERVKVFEDLITCRTQGFPIFSCPDRNKVNFTPSGSAFCPVKLLCSSLFPSDAAAQSSPLDNQTSGQTSGPFTEATVQNSFPLRPVASERCSIRKCLLLS, from the exons ATGAACGCGTTTTCAGTTCTCGTTCTGGAGTTTATTGTTTCTCGTGCGAATTTACGCACCAAGTGCAATAGTAACTCTAGACTTCATCCTGTCTCTGCCAGTGTCCCTCTGAGATGGAGTGATGAGAGATCTCCTTCAGTCTTCTCTTTAAGACACAGCCGAAGTCCTTCACcaccatcatcttcatcatcatcaccatcacatgCTGTAAATATGAAGCAGATCACTAAGCCCATCAGGATCCCATCAGAGAATCACTTTATAACAGCAGGGAAAG CACGATCAGCCAGTCGACAGCCGCCCTCATTGGACAAGCTGCATGAGCAGTACCTGACTGGACAGTGGCCACGAGAGCCCTACCAACCCCAGTCGTCCTGTATGAGTGATAAAGCCACACAG aCGCCTGGATTTTGGACTGAGGATGGAGGAGAGGTTAATGCACACAAGCGCTCGGCATCGTGGGGCAGCTCGGATCATCTCATAGAG ATTGCTAAACTCCGCCAGCAGCTCCAGCGCAGTTTGCAGGGAAGTTGCCGTATCAAGGACAAAGAAGAAGTGACGCAGCTGAACCAGGTCCAG TCAAAGCGAGTCTCTGCATCCTCATCTAATACGGTCCACTCAAGACCCCTCATATGTAGAATGCCCAGCTATAGTGACTGTATTAACCAGGAGCTAGAGAGCGTCTTCATCTGTGAGGATCGGGGGCAGGAAGAGGagaag GCTTTGGAGGTGCGAGACGGTGGCCGAGCACCTGTGCCTCCTCTTCATCACGGTGACCTTCACGCTCACAGCACTGAGACGCAGCTCTCCTACAGTCCCGCTTACGGCTGCTCTCCTACTGCAGACACTGAGAAAG ATTACAGGAACGGTTCACCTCTGCCTCAGTTTTCCAGCTCACCCAAACCCAACAACAGTTACACGTTTAAACGCGAGCCTCCCGAGGGCTGCGAGAGAGTTAAAGTGTTTGAAGATCTCAT CACTTGTAGGACACAAGGCTTTCCCATCTTTTCCTGCCCTGACAGAAACAAGGTAAACTTCACTCCGAGCGGCTCTGCCTTCTGTCCTGTAAAGCTGCTGTGTTCATCCCTATTCCCATCAGATGCTGCTGCTCAATCCAGTCCGCTGGATAATCAAACTTCAGGACAGACGTCTGGTCCATTTACAGAGGCCACCGTGCAAAACAGCTTCCCTCTGCGGCCCGTGGCCTCTGAACGCTGCAGTATTAGGAAGTGCCTGCTGCTCAGTTAG